The Candidatus Fermentibacter sp. genome window below encodes:
- a CDS encoding Txe/YoeB family addiction module toxin, with the protein MPKDKGTHKAGCNERLAIFHPEFIEDLEYWVETERKVALRTLTIVQAVLRDPFTGIGKPEPLKYLAEGAWSRRLTQEHRVVYLVRKERIDFLQCRYHY; encoded by the coding sequence TTGCCGAAGGATAAGGGGACTCACAAGGCCGGCTGTAACGAACGGCTCGCGATTTTCCATCCCGAGTTCATCGAGGATCTCGAGTACTGGGTGGAGACAGAGCGAAAGGTCGCTCTGAGAACGCTCACGATCGTGCAGGCAGTGCTGCGGGATCCCTTCACCGGGATAGGGAAGCCGGAACCGCTGAAGTACCTGGCCGAAGGTGCATGGTCCCGCAGGCTGACACAGGAGCATAGGGTTGTGTATCTCGTCCGCAAGGAAAGGATCGACTTCCTCCAGTGCCGGTACCATTACTGA
- a CDS encoding GNAT family N-acetyltransferase, protein MEGNAASCFTAVERTQARDRRFSSVLVVDSRSAGFLDAFTMPKRPGSGFMRFCYVIPEMRGTGVSCRLVEYCDGLLSGFGCDEILLDVRSNNARAVGFYAGRGWVVLEQKAGVAPDVPEAGEADPSGPAA, encoded by the coding sequence ATGGAGGGGAATGCAGCAAGCTGCTTCACTGCCGTCGAGCGGACACAAGCAAGGGACCGGCGCTTCAGCTCGGTCCTGGTCGTGGACAGCAGATCCGCAGGCTTCCTCGATGCATTTACGATGCCGAAGAGGCCGGGCTCGGGATTCATGCGGTTCTGCTACGTCATCCCGGAGATGAGGGGAACGGGGGTCTCCTGCAGACTGGTCGAGTACTGCGATGGACTCCTATCCGGGTTCGGGTGCGATGAGATCCTCCTGGACGTGCGTTCGAACAACGCCAGAGCGGTCGGCTTCTATGCCGGGCGTGGATGGGTTGTCCTGGAGCAGAAGGCGGGAGTTGCTCCGGATGTGCCGGAAGCTGGAGAAGCCGACCCATCAGGTCCAGCAGCCTGA
- a CDS encoding type II toxin-antitoxin system prevent-host-death family antitoxin — protein MTVTTYSDARAKLAALCDLVASSREPVIIKRRSAEDVALVSAAELSSLLETAHLLRSPRNAQRLLEALHRALSNDLPPMSIESLREKIGLAEG, from the coding sequence ATGACGGTCACGACATATTCCGATGCGAGAGCCAAGCTGGCTGCGCTCTGTGATCTTGTTGCCTCCTCCAGGGAGCCGGTGATCATCAAGCGCAGGTCGGCCGAGGACGTGGCCCTGGTCTCTGCTGCGGAGCTCTCCAGCCTTCTGGAGACCGCGCACCTGCTGCGATCTCCGCGAAATGCTCAGAGGCTCCTCGAGGCTCTCCATCGTGCTCTATCGAATGACCTGCCTCCGATGTCGATCGAATCCCTCCGGGAGAAGATCGGTCTTGCCGAAGGATAA
- a CDS encoding ATP-binding protein, protein MIQRPRLEEEIRQALGRSPVVVMTGPRQSGKTTLARQFVDADSARYFDLEDPLSMARLEEPVTALGALEGLTVIDEIQRRPDLFPVLRVLVDQSSRKRRFLILGSASGALLRQSSESLAGRAEFIDITPFRLTEVGLAKENSLWLRGGFPPSFLASDNKASFLWRRSFIRAFLEQDLPGMGVRLAFPAMFRFWSMLAHYHGQIWKAADPARAMGVSEPTVRRYLDILTGSFMIRQLKPWHENLAKRQVRSPKIYFTDSGLLHAMLGIRTPDDLQRHPRCGASWEGYALEEVITAIGPDEVFFWATHNGAELDLLAMKDGKRLGFEFKLADAPKMTPSMRIASEDLSLDSLTVVYPGTRSYSLDRGVSVIPLRELISSRSG, encoded by the coding sequence ATGATACAACGACCCAGGCTGGAGGAGGAGATCAGGCAGGCGCTCGGCAGGAGCCCCGTCGTCGTGATGACCGGGCCCAGGCAGAGCGGCAAGACGACCCTGGCAAGACAGTTCGTCGATGCCGACTCCGCGCGCTACTTCGATCTGGAGGACCCTCTCTCAATGGCGAGGCTCGAGGAGCCTGTCACCGCACTCGGCGCGCTGGAGGGACTCACGGTCATCGACGAGATCCAGCGCAGGCCGGACCTCTTCCCCGTCCTAAGGGTGCTGGTCGACCAATCCAGCAGGAAACGGAGGTTCCTCATCCTTGGAAGCGCCTCCGGGGCGCTCCTGAGGCAATCCTCCGAGTCCCTGGCGGGACGGGCGGAGTTCATCGACATCACCCCCTTCCGCCTGACCGAGGTCGGGCTCGCGAAGGAGAACAGCCTCTGGCTGAGGGGCGGCTTCCCGCCATCCTTCCTGGCCTCAGACAACAAGGCATCCTTCCTATGGCGAAGGTCGTTCATCAGGGCCTTCCTCGAACAGGACCTTCCGGGGATGGGCGTGCGCCTGGCATTTCCGGCGATGTTCAGGTTCTGGAGCATGCTGGCTCATTATCACGGGCAGATCTGGAAGGCGGCGGACCCCGCACGCGCCATGGGAGTATCCGAGCCCACCGTACGGCGCTATCTCGACATACTCACGGGATCGTTCATGATCCGCCAGCTCAAACCCTGGCACGAGAACCTCGCGAAGCGCCAGGTCAGGTCGCCGAAGATCTACTTCACAGATTCGGGGCTGCTCCATGCGATGCTCGGGATACGGACACCGGACGATCTCCAGCGTCATCCCAGGTGCGGGGCATCCTGGGAGGGATATGCCCTCGAAGAGGTCATCACCGCCATCGGGCCTGACGAGGTTTTCTTCTGGGCCACGCACAACGGGGCCGAGCTGGACCTGCTGGCGATGAAGGACGGGAAGAGGCTGGGTTTCGAGTTCAAGCTCGCAGACGCTCCGAAGATGACACCCTCCATGAGGATAGCTTCGGAGGACCTCTCCCTGGACTCCCTGACTGTCGTCTATCCCGGGACCCGGTCGTATTCCCTGGACAGGGGAGTCTCCGTAATCCCTCTCAGGGAACTGATCTCGAGCAGGAGCGGCTAG